Genomic window (Achromobacter sp. B7):
CCGCCCGCCTGGTTGCGGTCTGCCGTGCCGCCGGGAATGCCGGCAGCGCCCAGCGCGTCGTTGCGGAATGCATCCTTGAGCGCCTTGTCGGCAGCTGCCTTCTTGGCGGCGGCGGCTTTCTCGGCAGCGGCCTTTTCGGCAGCGGCTTTGTCAGCGGCCGCCTTTTCGGCAGCAGCCTTGTCGGCAGCAGCCTTTTCAGCGGCAGCCTTCTTGGCGGTGTCTTCCTTGGCCTTTTTCTCGGCGGCAGCCTTGTCGGCAGCGGCCTTTTCAGCAGCTTTCTCGGCAGCAGCCTTGTCTGCCGCGGCCTTTTCAGCGGCCGCCTTCTCGGCAGCGGCCTTCTCAGCCGCCTGGCGTTCTTGCTCCAGGCGCTTCTTTTCTTTCAGTTCTGCCTGCTTGCGCTCTTCTTCAAGGCGCGCCTTTTCCTTGGCCTCAGCGGCCTGCTTTGCCTTTTCTTCCTGCTCGCGCTTTTTCTTGGCTTCCTGGATGGCGATCTCGGGATCGACTTCCTCGGTCTTGGGCTGAGCCGCGGGCTCGGGCTTCGGAGGAGGGGGAGGCGGGGGAGGGGGCGGCGGCTCGGGCGCCTTTTCGGGCTCGGGCTTGGGCTCGGGTTTAGGCTGCGGCTTGGGCTGTTCGGGTTGCGGCGTGGGCGGCGGGGCGACGGGCGAATTGCCGTCGGCCCAGAGCTGGACTTCGACGGGGCCGGGGGCCTCCGTGCGCCAGTTCACGCCAAAAATCAGGGCGACGAGCAGCAGCAAGTGCACCGCCACGGCCAGAATGAGCGCATTCCGGTTGTCGTTGTTGGGCGGGGTGGCCGGTGGGCCGCTGCGGTGTCGAATAATGGGTGGCGTCATGGGCGTTGCATGCCGGCAAAGCCGGCGGAAGGCGGCGCGTTAGCGTTTTTTCGCGGATGCGGGCTGGGACGTGCCTGCGGCGGACTGGTCCACCAGCAAGCCCAGGCGGGTGATGCCGTTGGTGCGTAGCTCGTCCATCACCTTGACGACCGTCTCATAGGGCACCTTGCCGTCGGCGGCGATCACCACCGGCGTTTCCGCGGTAATACGCGAACGCACCTGCGCCACGAGCTCGGGGCGGGCGATGTCTTGCATCGTCGCGCCGGGCTCGCGCATGCGCAGCGCGATCTTGCCGTCTTCAGAGATCTGCACTTCCAGCGGCTTGACCGGCACATCCGAGGCCGCGCCAACCGAAGGCAGCTGGATCAGCCCGGGCGTGATCAGCGGAGCGGTCACCATGAAGATGACCAGCAGCACCAGCATCACGTCGATGTACGGCACCACGTTGATGTCGGCCTTCATGCGGCGGCCGGACCTGCCGCGTGAGCTTACCGAGGGCATTAGCGCACCTGCCGTTGCAGAATGTTCAGGAATTCGTCGACGAAGCTATCGAAACGGATCGAGATGCGGTCGATGTCGTTTGTGAAGCGGTTGTAGGCGACCACGGCGGGAATGGCGGCAAACAGGCCGATGGCGGTAGCGATCAGCGCTTCGGCGATGCCGGGAGCCACCGAAGCCAGCGTGGCTTGCTGCATGTTCGACAGGCCGATGAAGGCGTGCATGATGCCCCAGACCGTGCCCAACAGGCCGATGTAAGGCGACACCGAACCGGCTGAGGCCAGGAAGTTCAGGTGCGATTCCAGCGCGTCCATTTCGCGCTGGTAGGCGGCGCGCATGGCGCGGCGCGGGCCGTCCAGCAATGCGGTGGCGTCGCCGGCCGAATTGCCGCGGCGCGCTTTCAGGAATTCGGTCATGCCGGCATCGAAGATGCGGGCCAGGGCGCCTTGTTCGTCGCGGCGCGACGCCACGGCCTGTTGCAGCATGGACAAGTCGCCGCCCGACCAGAAGTCGTCTTCAAAACGGCGGGTTTGGGTATGGGCCCGCTTGATGGCAAGGCGCTTGGCGAAAATGTACGTCCAGGACATGATCGAAATGCCCAACAGCATCAACATGATCAGCTGGACCGGCACGCTGGCGTGCGAAATCAGCGAAAGCAACGACATGTCGTTGGTGACTTGCATGGTTATTCCTGAATGAATTCCAGTTTTGCGCGAACGGCGGCTGGCAACTCTGCCGGCCGCATGTGAATGGCGTCGACACAGCAGACTTGGATGTTGCCTTCGGCAAGCAGTTCCCCGTCGCGTTCCGCGCGCTGCGCGAAGTGTATCGAAGCGCGGCCGAGTTTGGTGATTCGGCTGCGTATGGTAAGCAAATCGTCCAGTTTGGCCGGTTTCCGGTAGGACATGTCCAAGGAGCGGACAACGAATAAGCGTTGTTCGTTAACGGCCAGCCCGGACTGGTTGACTCCCAGGGCGCGCAGCCACTCCGTGCGGGCGCGCTCCAGGAATTTCAAGTAGTTGGCGTAGAAAACCACCCCGCCCGCATCCGTGTCTTCGTAATAGACACGGACTTGCAGCAGGGATTCGTTGGACTTCGGATCGGTCACGGTGCGGGTAGGCAATGAAGCGGGTCGGGACGCGGTAAAGTCCGTATCTACTATAGGGTTTAAAGGGTGTCGAGTTTTGTCAGCACCGCTTCAAGCGCGGACTCTACCGGAATCTTGGCAGCTTCGGTTTCCCGACGCGCTTGCAATTCCACCACACCATCGTTCAAGCCGCGTTCTCCAACTGTTACACGCAGCGGTGCGCCGATCAATTCCCACTCGGCGAACATGACGCCGGGGCGGGCATCGCGGTCATCAAGAATGACGTCCACGCCGCGCGCCAGCAGGGATTCATAGAGCTTCTGCGCGGTGTCACGCACCGTTTCACTTTTGCCCCAGCCCACCGGGCAGATAACCACTTCAAAAGGCGCGATCGCGCGGGGCCAGATGATGCCGCGCGCGTCATGGTTTTGCTCGATGGCAGCACCCACGATGCGGGTCACGCCGATGCCGTAGCAGCCCATTTCCAGCACCGCCGGCTTGCCGGTCTCGTCCAGGAAGGTGGCCTTCAAGGCTTCGGAGTACTTCTTGCCCAGATAGAAGACATGGCCCACTTCGATGCCGCGCTGGATGGACAGCGTGCCCTTGCCGTCCGGCGACGGGTCGCCCGCGACGACGTTGCGCAGGTCGGCCACCAGTTCGGGCTCGGGCAGGTCGCGACCCCAGTTCACGCCCTGGATGTGGAAATCTTCTTTATTGGCGCCGCAGACGAAATCCGCCATGTTGGCGACCGTGCGGTCGGCGATCACGTGCACCGGCTTGGCCGTCTTGACGGGGCCAAGGTAGCCCGGCTTGCAGCCGAAGTACTCGACGATTTCGCTTTCCGTGGCAAAGCGGAAGCCCGCCAGGCCGGGTAGCTTGCCCGCCTTGATTTCGTTCAGTTCGTGGTCGCCGCGCAAGAGCAGCAGCCAGATGTCGACGCGGCCCTTGTCGCCGTCGGTGGCAAGCACGATCGATTTGATCGTCTTGTCCAGCGGCAGCCCCAACAGCTTGGCCACGTCTTCGCACTTGGCCGCGCCCGGCGTTGCCACGTCGGCCATGGCTTGCGTGGCCGCACCCCGGGTGGGATACAGCGACACGGCTTCGGCCAGTTCGATGTTGGCGGCGTAGTCGGTTTCGGCGTTGTAGACCAGCAGGTCTTCACCGGTGTCGGCAATGACCTGGAATTCGTGGCTGCGCGTGCCGCCGATGGAGCCGGTATCGGCAG
Coding sequences:
- the tolA gene encoding cell envelope integrity protein TolA, with amino-acid sequence MTPPIIRHRSGPPATPPNNDNRNALILAVAVHLLLLVALIFGVNWRTEAPGPVEVQLWADGNSPVAPPPTPQPEQPKPQPKPEPKPEPEKAPEPPPPPPPPPPPKPEPAAQPKTEEVDPEIAIQEAKKKREQEEKAKQAAEAKEKARLEEERKQAELKEKKRLEQERQAAEKAAAEKAAAEKAAADKAAAEKAAEKAAADKAAAEKKAKEDTAKKAAAEKAAADKAAAEKAAADKAAAEKAAAEKAAAAKKAAADKALKDAFRNDALGAAGIPGGTADRNQAGGGRDNGYAAKVRACILPGVAYQPPPRNGSANPTAQYRVQLGTDGKVNGVTLTDSSGNAAFDRAVETGIRRCNPFPKPSTGGYDKFIDVVHKMYD
- a CDS encoding ExbD/TolR family protein; translated protein: MPSVSSRGRSGRRMKADINVVPYIDVMLVLLVIFMVTAPLITPGLIQLPSVGAASDVPVKPLEVQISEDGKIALRMREPGATMQDIARPELVAQVRSRITAETPVVIAADGKVPYETVVKVMDELRTNGITRLGLLVDQSAAGTSQPASAKKR
- the tolQ gene encoding protein TolQ → MQVTNDMSLLSLISHASVPVQLIMLMLLGISIMSWTYIFAKRLAIKRAHTQTRRFEDDFWSGGDLSMLQQAVASRRDEQGALARIFDAGMTEFLKARRGNSAGDATALLDGPRRAMRAAYQREMDALESHLNFLASAGSVSPYIGLLGTVWGIMHAFIGLSNMQQATLASVAPGIAEALIATAIGLFAAIPAVVAYNRFTNDIDRISIRFDSFVDEFLNILQRQVR
- the ybgC gene encoding tol-pal system-associated acyl-CoA thioesterase, with the translated sequence MTDPKSNESLLQVRVYYEDTDAGGVVFYANYLKFLERARTEWLRALGVNQSGLAVNEQRLFVVRSLDMSYRKPAKLDDLLTIRSRITKLGRASIHFAQRAERDGELLAEGNIQVCCVDAIHMRPAELPAAVRAKLEFIQE
- a CDS encoding proline--tRNA ligase; its protein translation is MRASNYHINTLKEAPSEAEVASHQLMTRAGMIRKLAGGIYTYMPLGLKIIRKVEAIVREEMNASGAIELLMPVVQPAELWQESGRWEQYGAELLRIKDRHQRDFVLQPTSEEVITDIARNEIHSYRQLPLNFYHIQTKFRDERRPRFGLMRGREFTMKDAYSFDRDEAGALKSYDTMYAAYMRIFGRLGLQFRAVAADTGSIGGTRSHEFQVIADTGEDLLVYNAETDYAANIELAEAVSLYPTRGAATQAMADVATPGAAKCEDVAKLLGLPLDKTIKSIVLATDGDKGRVDIWLLLLRGDHELNEIKAGKLPGLAGFRFATESEIVEYFGCKPGYLGPVKTAKPVHVIADRTVANMADFVCGANKEDFHIQGVNWGRDLPEPELVADLRNVVAGDPSPDGKGTLSIQRGIEVGHVFYLGKKYSEALKATFLDETGKPAVLEMGCYGIGVTRIVGAAIEQNHDARGIIWPRAIAPFEVVICPVGWGKSETVRDTAQKLYESLLARGVDVILDDRDARPGVMFAEWELIGAPLRVTVGERGLNDGVVELQARRETEAAKIPVESALEAVLTKLDTL